The following coding sequences are from one Acidobacteriota bacterium window:
- a CDS encoding HNH endonuclease, which produces MLTGRVLLLNFSYEPLGTIGVARAVCLWFRGAVFIEEHDGDNVLRSPSTIFRVPSVIRLRHYVNVRRTRRETTMKRARIYIRDRYRCQYCGDHRLAKDLTLDHILPRAQGGESTPANLVTACVACNQRKGNRTPEQARMPLLTSQKLLRLGLDHVLLCHYAESRPEWKKYLFMDDLGDEQVRAAA; this is translated from the coding sequence TTGCTTACCGGAAGAGTATTGCTTTTGAACTTTTCTTACGAGCCGCTTGGCACCATTGGTGTTGCCCGGGCGGTGTGTCTGTGGTTTCGCGGCGCGGTCTTCATCGAAGAGCACGACGGCGACAACGTTCTCCGCTCTCCCTCGACGATTTTCCGTGTCCCATCTGTTATTCGGCTTCGGCATTATGTAAACGTCCGCCGCACGCGTCGTGAAACGACGATGAAGCGTGCCCGGATCTACATCCGCGACCGTTATCGCTGCCAGTATTGCGGCGACCATCGGCTCGCCAAAGACCTGACGCTCGACCACATTCTCCCGCGGGCACAGGGCGGCGAAAGCACTCCGGCGAACCTGGTCACGGCCTGCGTTGCCTGCAACCAGCGGAAAGGCAACCGCACGCCGGAGCAGGCGCGAATGCCGCTCCTGACCTCGCAAAAACTGCTGAGGCTCGGGCTCGACCATGTTCTGCTCTGCCACTACGCCGAATCGCGGCCGGAGTGGAAGAAGTACTTGTTCATGGATGATCTGGGCGATGAGCAGGTTCGGGCCGCGGCCTGA
- a CDS encoding hemin receptor: MTNEQIQLVTESFDKIAPRADEAAALFYGRLFEIDPALRGLFKGDLGEQGKKLMQMIGVAVKGLDRLNEIVPAVRSLGARHAGYGVEDSHYETVGSALLWTLAQGLGSDFTSETEEAWAAAYTILAETMKDASRSAVAVA, from the coding sequence ATGACGAATGAACAGATCCAATTGGTAACGGAAAGCTTCGACAAGATCGCCCCGCGGGCCGACGAAGCCGCGGCACTTTTCTACGGCCGATTGTTCGAGATCGACCCTGCATTGCGAGGCCTCTTCAAAGGCGATCTCGGCGAACAGGGAAAGAAGTTGATGCAGATGATCGGCGTCGCCGTTAAGGGCCTCGATCGGCTTAATGAAATTGTCCCGGCGGTTCGGTCGCTCGGGGCAAGGCATGCCGGCTACGGCGTCGAGGATTCGCACTACGAAACCGTGGGTTCGGCACTGCTCTGGACACTCGCACAGGGCCTCGGGTCCGATTTCACGAGCGAGACCGAAGAGGCTTGGGCGGCTGCCTATACGATCCTGGCCGAGACCATGAAAGACGCGAGCCGCTCTGCCGTCGCCGTCGCCTAG
- a CDS encoding sigma-70 family RNA polymerase sigma factor, which yields MAGVDSTNVTELLRRWSDGDEAALAELTPVVHDELRRIARRYMARERGDHTLQPTALVNEAFIRLIGWDNAKFDNRSHFYGVAAQLMRRILVDFARKRPKQDGTVLLKLSIEAAAEMDGSPDPEILSLDEALTALAEFDERKARIVELRFFGGLSVEETATAIGVAPITIMREWQKAKAWLYLQLQKT from the coding sequence ATGGCGGGAGTAGATTCAACGAATGTAACAGAGCTTTTGCGACGCTGGAGCGACGGCGATGAGGCAGCTTTGGCGGAGCTGACGCCGGTCGTCCACGACGAACTTCGGCGGATCGCCCGGCGGTATATGGCCCGCGAACGCGGCGACCACACGCTACAGCCGACGGCCTTGGTCAATGAGGCTTTCATTCGTCTGATCGGTTGGGACAATGCGAAGTTTGATAACCGCTCGCATTTTTACGGCGTCGCGGCTCAACTGATGCGGCGGATATTGGTCGATTTCGCCCGAAAGCGCCCGAAGCAGGACGGGACCGTTCTGCTCAAGCTTTCGATCGAAGCCGCCGCGGAAATGGACGGCTCGCCCGATCCTGAGATCCTGTCACTCGACGAAGCCCTCACCGCACTCGCCGAATTCGACGAGCGGAAAGCCCGCATCGTCGAACTCCGATTCTTCGGCGGACTATCCGTAGAGGAAACCGCCACAGCGATCGGCGTTGCCCCGATAACCATTATGCGCGAATGGCAGAAGGCCAAGGCGTGGTTGTACCTTCAACTCCAAAAGACCTGA